GCAGCGTTGGCGGCATGCTCCAGTTCACCGATGAGATCACCTTCAGCTCGTCAGCGCTGATCAACCGCTACCTCGCACCGTTCTCGGCCGAGGCGCGCGAGTTCCTCGACGACATGAAGGGGCGGCATTCGGCTGACGAGGTCATCTCGGCGCTCAAGTCCCTCAAGGACCTGAGAGTGCTCGTCGTCGGCGACGTGATCGTCGACGAGTACTGCTACGTCGCCGGCATGGGCAAAGCCCAGAAGGACAACATCATCGCGACGCGCTACATCAGCGAAGAGCGCTTCGCGGGCGGGGTCCTCGCTGCCGTGAACCATGTGGCGGGATTCTGCGAGAACGTGACGCTGGTCAGCTGCCTTGGCACGTCGAACGACTACGGCACGTTCGTCAGGCAGCACATCGCGGGCAACGTCGACGTCCAGCTGTTCGAGCAGTCGGGCGTCCCGACCGTCGTCAAGCGCAGGTTCCTCGACCCCACGTTCCTCACCAAGCTGTTCGAGATCTGCTATCTCGCCGACTCGGACTACCTGTCGCGGGTTGTCGAACGCAGCATCCTCGCGTGGCTTGCCGAGCACGTGTCCGAGTTCGACGTCGTGCTGGTCGCCGACTTCGGCCACGGCATGGTCACCCCGCGCATCCGCCGCACGCTCGAGGACAAGGCGTCGTTCCTCGCACTGAACGTGCAGAGCAACAGCGCGAACCTCGGATTCAACTACGTGACCAAGTACCGTCGCGCCGACTACATCTGCATCGACGAGCCCGAGGTCAGGCTCGCGTGCCACGACCGCACGTCGAACGTGGAGAACCTCATCG
The genomic region above belongs to Actinomycetota bacterium and contains:
- a CDS encoding cytidyltransferase, with protein sequence MTREKSRKVKTIEELAAIIERLKADGKVVVMCHGVFDMLHPGHMKHFEAAKDKGDVLIVTLTRDEHVHKGPGRPVFKQDLRAESIAALEVVDYVAVNEWPTAVETIRRIRPSIYVKGSDYAEASDDVTGKIVEEEEAVRSVGGMLQFTDEITFSSSALINRYLAPFSAEAREFLDDMKGRHSADEVISALKSLKDLRVLVVGDVIVDEYCYVAGMGKAQKDNIIATRYISEERFAGGVLAAVNHVAGFCENVTLVSCLGTSNDYGTFVRQHIAGNVDVQLFEQSGVPTVVKRRFLDPTFLTKLFEICYLADSDYLSRVVERSILAWLAEHVSEFDVVLVADFGHGMVTPRIRRTLEDKASFLALNVQSNSANLGFNYVTKYRRADYICIDEPEVRLACHDRTSNVENLIVTIGRKLKCDRVVITRGHKGSIAYDKATGFTEVPVLSAEVVDRIGAGDAFSSITAPCVKKGLPMDIVGFVGNAVGAMQVLTVGNRSAVDPTALFKYVVTLLK